A part of Fusobacterium sp. SYSU M8D902 genomic DNA contains:
- a CDS encoding serine/threonine protein kinase produces MKKLLGIFYIFITTLSFGNYDYPFHNPNIATIFGSSNLMVEGVSTKVPRKEYSIKLPWTKAVGEEFWYNEGFKFSLVPQKTEAPLIFLLAGTGSSHNSIRMEYFQRIFYDAGYHVVSISSPMNNNFIINGSSSRMPGLIMEDSKDIYNIMKEINKRISKKIKVSDFYVVGYSLGATEAGILSYIDESEKEFNFKRVFMINPAVNLYNSALKLDNYLDFPENERAEKIGGLIEKIIDTVVSSTLPEYTSIDIETIYKLFSKNKLTNKEMQELIGGAFRLTSIDLNYITDVINNRKVYVKEPVGKFTPMFGYFEKINFATFDEYINRVALPYYREKLGEDLKLEQLVERARLNNIEDYLKNSSKIAVVTNADELILDESDFEFLKSTFGNRLLIYPYGGHCGNMFFSTNVKIMLEFLEKGELSHEI; encoded by the coding sequence ATGAAGAAATTATTAGGAATATTTTATATATTTATAACTACACTCTCTTTTGGAAACTATGATTATCCATTTCATAATCCCAATATAGCAACAATATTTGGAAGTTCAAATTTAATGGTTGAGGGAGTGAGCACAAAAGTTCCAAGAAAAGAGTATAGTATAAAGCTACCTTGGACAAAGGCAGTTGGTGAAGAGTTTTGGTATAATGAGGGTTTTAAGTTCTCATTGGTACCACAAAAGACAGAGGCACCTTTGATATTTTTGTTGGCTGGGACAGGGTCATCTCATAATTCTATCAGAATGGAGTATTTCCAGAGAATATTCTATGATGCAGGTTATCATGTTGTTTCGATTTCTTCTCCAATGAATAATAATTTTATTATTAATGGGTCTAGTTCACGTATGCCTGGATTAATAATGGAGGACTCAAAGGATATCTACAACATAATGAAAGAGATTAATAAAAGAATATCTAAAAAAATAAAGGTAAGTGACTTTTATGTAGTTGGATATAGTTTAGGAGCAACAGAGGCAGGAATATTATCCTATATAGATGAGTCAGAGAAAGAGTTTAATTTTAAGAGGGTATTTATGATTAATCCAGCAGTAAATCTCTATAATTCTGCTTTGAAGTTGGATAATTACCTAGATTTTCCTGAAAACGAGAGAGCTGAAAAAATAGGTGGTTTGATAGAAAAGATTATAGATACAGTAGTTAGCAGTACTTTACCTGAGTATACTTCAATAGATATAGAGACTATTTACAAGCTATTTTCTAAAAATAAATTGACCAATAAAGAGATGCAAGAGCTAATTGGAGGAGCTTTTAGATTGACATCTATTGATTTAAACTACATTACTGATGTGATAAATAATAGAAAGGTCTATGTAAAAGAACCAGTTGGAAAATTTACACCAATGTTTGGATATTTTGAGAAGATAAATTTTGCAACTTTTGATGAGTATATAAATAGAGTTGCACTTCCATATTATCGTGAAAAACTAGGAGAAGATCTCAAGTTAGAGCAGTTGGTAGAGAGAGCTAGACTGAATAATATAGAGGATTATTTAAAAAATAGCTCAAAAATAGCTGTGGTAACAAATGCAGATGAACTAATTTTAGATGAGAGTGATTTTGAATTTCTTAAATCAACTTTTGGAAATAGATTATTAATCTATCCATATGGTGGACATTGTGGAAATATGTTTTTTAGTACAAATGTAAAAATAATGTTAGAGTTTTTAGAAAAGGGGGAGTTAAGTCATGAGATTTAG
- a CDS encoding VacJ family lipoprotein: protein MRFSKILVIILLLLSFTSFAQELEKNSKESFKYFEVYDPFEPLNRRVYYFNYQFDKYIFLPTVRFYKTVTPKPIRTGVKNFFENTDYISVTSNSLLQFKIGKAMRAIGRFTINTALGFGGLVDVASSLGMPKPYEDFGLTLARYGIGKGPYLVLPILGPSFVRDAFGKGVDTFGRGAIYRASDLDELNSIGVTTVSAVNTRANVQFEYYQTGSPFEYEYMRFLFFKYRELQNELGSEVF from the coding sequence ATGAGATTTAGTAAGATATTAGTGATTATACTTTTACTTCTATCCTTTACAAGCTTTGCTCAAGAGTTGGAGAAAAATAGTAAGGAATCATTTAAGTATTTTGAAGTGTATGATCCATTTGAACCATTGAATAGGAGAGTATACTACTTCAACTATCAATTTGACAAGTATATATTTTTACCAACAGTGAGATTTTATAAGACAGTGACACCGAAGCCAATTAGAACAGGAGTTAAAAATTTCTTTGAAAATACAGATTATATATCTGTAACAAGTAACTCACTTTTGCAGTTTAAGATAGGAAAGGCAATGAGAGCTATAGGGAGATTTACTATAAATACAGCTTTAGGTTTTGGTGGTTTAGTAGATGTAGCTTCATCATTGGGAATGCCTAAGCCATATGAGGATTTTGGATTGACATTGGCTCGTTATGGAATTGGAAAGGGACCATACTTAGTTCTACCTATTCTGGGTCCAAGTTTTGTAAGAGATGCTTTTGGAAAGGGAGTAGATACTTTTGGAAGAGGAGCAATCTATAGAGCAAGTGATCTAGATGAACTAAATAGTATAGGTGTAACAACAGTTTCAGCAGTGAATACTAGAGCTAATGTACAGTTTGAATATTACCAAACAGGATCACCTTTTGAGTATGAGTATATGAGATTTTTATTTTTTAAATATAGAGAGTTACAAAATGAATTAGGAAGCGAAGTTTTTTAA